A single window of Actinomycetes bacterium DNA harbors:
- a CDS encoding AI-2E family transporter → MAADPVLASVQADPSADAPAWVAPLIRSTIWRLIWAVIGVSVLILAVLRARSLISMLVISLFFGIAMLPGVNYFDQRHGWSRGKATALILGGLFLFLAAMIFILIPGLVNAAQRIGGQIPAWIDQINKTFGVRIDHGRPPDQINADLQAGIHKWVQDNATNLLGVAGSTLGLVFQFFTVVTFTCYLAVGGPKLLHIYLSRLPPERQHRAGWAWDNAVVETGGYFYSRLLLLVINATLFFFVMVIVGVPWALSLPLSIFEAFAAEFIPVVGTYLGAAVPAIVTLGLSGVVPALILIVWTVIYQQIENYFLSPRISSKTMELNGGVAFGAALAGGAIGGPMGAFMALPLAALITSFAKHYGRTYPVVYQSAYADRPTQHPQAAKARETPTSPDKAPT, encoded by the coding sequence GTGGCCGCTGACCCCGTGCTGGCGTCGGTGCAGGCCGATCCGTCCGCGGACGCACCGGCCTGGGTCGCGCCGCTGATCCGTTCGACCATCTGGCGGCTGATCTGGGCCGTGATCGGTGTCAGTGTGCTGATTCTTGCAGTTCTGCGGGCGCGCAGTCTCATCAGCATGCTGGTGATCTCGCTGTTCTTCGGGATCGCGATGCTTCCGGGAGTCAACTACTTCGACCAGCGGCACGGGTGGTCCCGCGGCAAGGCCACGGCCCTGATCTTGGGCGGTCTGTTCCTGTTCCTGGCCGCGATGATCTTCATTTTGATCCCGGGTCTGGTCAACGCGGCACAACGGATCGGGGGTCAGATCCCAGCCTGGATCGACCAGATCAACAAGACATTCGGCGTGAGAATCGACCACGGCCGACCTCCAGACCAGATCAACGCCGATCTGCAGGCAGGGATCCACAAGTGGGTCCAGGACAACGCTACCAACCTGCTTGGCGTCGCGGGGAGCACACTTGGGCTGGTGTTCCAGTTCTTCACTGTTGTCACATTCACGTGCTACCTGGCCGTCGGCGGGCCGAAGCTGCTCCACATCTACCTGAGCCGACTTCCCCCGGAGAGACAGCATCGAGCCGGCTGGGCGTGGGACAACGCCGTTGTTGAGACCGGCGGCTACTTCTACTCCCGACTGCTGCTCCTCGTCATCAACGCGACCCTCTTCTTCTTCGTCATGGTCATCGTCGGCGTCCCTTGGGCCCTCTCTCTGCCGCTGTCCATCTTCGAAGCCTTCGCGGCTGAGTTCATCCCTGTCGTCGGCACCTACCTGGGCGCCGCAGTCCCGGCCATCGTCACCCTTGGACTGAGCGGAGTCGTCCCGGCCCTGATCCTGATCGTCTGGACTGTCATCTACCAGCAGATCGAGAACTACTTCCTCAGTCCTCGAATCAGTTCCAAGACCATGGAGCTGAATGGTGGGGTCGCCTTTGGCGCGGCGTTGGCCGGCGGTGCGATCGGTGGGCCCATGGGTGCCTTCATGGCCCTACCCCTCGCCGCACTGATCACCTCGTTCGCCAAGCACTACGGCCGGACCTATCCCGTCGTCTACCAATCCGCCTACGCCGACAGACCGACACAACATCCTCAGGCAGCCAAGGCCAGAGAGACGCCCACCTCTCCAGACAAGGCGCCCACGTGA
- a CDS encoding HAD family hydrolase, whose product MAGTQVLRSWNEGAAKTAIIDFVEHTTTSGIPVEERIATFDADGTLWCEKPAPVEADFLLRRLADMAQADPKLREKQPWKAAYERDMAWLGQAISQHYAGNDTMAQTLLSGITNAYAGVGVEEFEARADSFLRSAQNPHLGRGYLETSYLPMVELLAYLETNGFSNYIVSGSGADFMRPVTAQLFGIPAERVIGSAAALKYSTDGEGGTITHEAKLGFLDDGPEKAVQVWSRIGRRPLVAGGNSNGDIPMLDFTQHKDKPSLRVLVLHDDAEREFAYTTGAEQALERAKSSGWTVVSMKNDFATVFASTDREGTTTPS is encoded by the coding sequence GTGGCTGGGACGCAGGTGCTTCGAAGCTGGAACGAGGGCGCGGCCAAGACGGCAATCATCGACTTCGTCGAACACACGACGACGAGTGGGATCCCAGTCGAAGAGCGCATCGCGACTTTCGACGCAGACGGAACCCTGTGGTGCGAGAAGCCGGCGCCAGTCGAGGCCGACTTCCTCCTCCGGCGGTTGGCGGACATGGCCCAGGCAGATCCAAAGCTCCGAGAGAAGCAACCATGGAAGGCTGCGTACGAGCGGGACATGGCCTGGCTTGGACAGGCGATCAGCCAGCACTACGCAGGCAACGACACGATGGCCCAGACGCTGCTGAGCGGGATCACTAACGCCTATGCGGGTGTCGGCGTCGAGGAGTTCGAAGCAAGAGCCGACAGCTTCCTTCGCAGCGCACAGAACCCACACCTCGGGCGGGGGTATCTCGAAACCTCATACCTGCCCATGGTGGAACTTCTCGCCTATCTCGAGACGAACGGGTTCTCGAACTACATCGTCTCTGGCAGCGGCGCTGACTTCATGCGCCCAGTCACCGCTCAGTTGTTCGGCATCCCCGCTGAGCGCGTGATCGGCAGTGCTGCCGCGCTCAAGTATTCCACCGATGGCGAGGGAGGCACCATCACCCACGAGGCGAAGCTCGGCTTCCTCGATGACGGGCCAGAGAAGGCTGTCCAAGTCTGGAGCCGCATCGGCCGCCGACCCCTTGTCGCGGGCGGAAACTCCAACGGAGACATCCCGATGCTCGACTTCACCCAGCACAAGGACAAGCCCTCACTCCGGGTGCTCGTCCTCCACGACGATGCCGAGCGCGAGTTCGCCTACACCACAGGCGCCGAGCAAGCACTCGAGAGGGCCAAGTCGAGCGGGTGGACGGTCGTGAGCATGAAGAACGACTTCGCCACCGTGTTCGCTTCGACGGACCGAGAGGGCACGACCACGCCCTCCTAG
- a CDS encoding lysylphosphatidylglycerol synthase transmembrane domain-containing protein, whose translation MTAAAAGDATPHGRRPTSTHDFFAEPSDQPRVRRSADAALAIAGGALLVILAIVARGGTAVDQAWVTFVVHLPAWLVWLGQAAYLVSIAAACGLLIGIAIWARRRLELLLDLVLAALLAVVAAGALSRWVDGRWPAVALTDLDHTRTTYPAFVITAIVAVQAAAAPHLSAPVRRVGWGIALGGAAGAILGGIYQLNDVAGAILVGLVAAAVIRFVFGTSAGVPSLARVRAALSDLGVGVSEIAYHDVQPANSTLLDGTMDNGVSVYVRVLDRDSWRNSRWARAWQSAWYQDTGAQYGSTRRQQVEHEALAGVLAAKAGVDVLDLVAVGQTASDDAVVVVACKPKRLVDLDPGEVDDNLLDHVWTEVAQLHAAGLSHGRLDSSRIWVEHDQPALGDFSGARISATESSRRSDVAELLVATTLIVGPDRAISSARRTIGDDALADSLSLLQPAALTPQTKRDAHRARLKVDSLRKQTATALGVQPPELEKLQRVSLVHIGLMAISIVAIYGIISQLADLGFSTITHALSHATWGLVIVALILVQLTNVTDAFSLASASPKPIPVGVTSVEQIAIGFVNLAVPSSAGSMALNIRFFQRFGVNAVTSSTTATIVSAMAFVDQALLLLLTIVVGKQSIDLSNLDTSGSGVSSLLILVVVIVVGGVALVFAVPRWRHWVKAKLQGPMQDIKGALRVLKNPKNLLCVVGGQLGSQVLYASGLLLCVVALGGSVNLGQVLFINISVSLLSGILPVPGGIGVVEGGLTAGLTAVGVSSDIALPAVILYRLCSYYLPPIWGWACLQWLTRNDYL comes from the coding sequence ATGACCGCGGCTGCGGCCGGTGACGCGACACCGCACGGTCGCCGGCCGACCTCAACCCATGATTTCTTCGCTGAACCGTCGGACCAGCCGAGGGTACGACGGTCGGCGGACGCCGCCCTCGCCATAGCGGGTGGTGCGCTACTGGTCATCCTCGCCATCGTGGCGCGCGGCGGTACCGCGGTCGACCAGGCGTGGGTGACGTTCGTCGTCCACCTGCCGGCGTGGTTGGTCTGGTTGGGTCAGGCCGCCTACCTGGTGAGCATCGCGGCTGCGTGCGGGCTGCTGATCGGCATTGCCATCTGGGCTCGCCGCCGACTCGAACTGCTCTTGGACCTGGTGCTTGCGGCCCTGCTCGCCGTGGTCGCTGCAGGTGCGCTCAGCCGGTGGGTGGACGGTCGATGGCCGGCGGTCGCGCTGACGGACCTCGATCACACGCGGACGACCTATCCGGCCTTCGTGATCACGGCGATCGTGGCCGTGCAGGCTGCCGCTGCTCCTCACCTGAGTGCGCCAGTCCGTCGAGTCGGCTGGGGCATCGCCCTCGGCGGCGCAGCCGGTGCGATCTTGGGCGGCATCTACCAGCTGAACGATGTCGCTGGCGCGATCCTCGTTGGCCTGGTAGCAGCTGCCGTGATCCGTTTCGTGTTCGGCACGTCGGCAGGAGTGCCGTCGCTGGCGAGAGTCCGAGCGGCGCTGTCGGATCTCGGGGTGGGGGTGAGTGAGATCGCCTACCACGATGTTCAGCCCGCCAACTCCACCCTCCTCGACGGGACGATGGATAACGGGGTGTCCGTCTACGTGCGGGTTCTCGATCGGGACAGCTGGAGGAACTCTCGTTGGGCCAGGGCGTGGCAGTCGGCCTGGTACCAAGACACCGGAGCCCAGTATGGCTCCACTCGACGACAGCAGGTCGAACACGAAGCACTCGCCGGTGTCCTCGCCGCAAAGGCCGGTGTCGACGTCCTCGACCTTGTTGCGGTCGGCCAGACGGCAAGTGACGACGCCGTCGTCGTGGTCGCTTGCAAGCCCAAACGTCTCGTCGACCTCGATCCCGGAGAAGTGGATGACAATCTGCTCGATCATGTCTGGACTGAAGTTGCTCAGCTGCATGCCGCTGGGCTGAGCCATGGCCGGCTCGACAGCTCGCGCATCTGGGTAGAGCACGACCAGCCTGCTCTGGGTGACTTCAGTGGCGCACGAATCTCCGCAACAGAGTCGTCTCGGCGTTCCGACGTCGCCGAGCTTCTGGTCGCCACCACACTGATCGTGGGACCGGATCGAGCCATATCGTCTGCGCGCCGAACCATCGGTGACGACGCCTTGGCCGACTCGCTGTCGCTGCTTCAACCGGCAGCCCTCACCCCACAGACGAAGCGGGACGCGCATCGGGCCAGGCTCAAAGTGGACTCGCTGCGCAAGCAGACTGCGACCGCGCTCGGCGTACAGCCACCGGAGCTCGAGAAGCTACAACGCGTCTCTCTTGTCCACATCGGGCTCATGGCGATCTCGATCGTGGCCATCTATGGGATCATCTCTCAACTTGCCGACCTAGGTTTCAGCACCATCACGCACGCTTTGTCCCACGCGACGTGGGGCCTGGTGATCGTCGCGCTGATCCTCGTCCAGCTCACGAACGTCACCGACGCCTTCAGCCTGGCCTCCGCATCCCCGAAGCCGATTCCCGTCGGCGTCACAAGTGTCGAGCAGATCGCCATCGGGTTTGTCAATCTGGCCGTCCCATCCAGCGCGGGCAGCATGGCTCTGAACATCCGGTTCTTCCAGCGCTTCGGAGTCAATGCCGTCACGTCGTCGACCACGGCGACCATCGTCAGCGCCATGGCGTTCGTCGATCAGGCGTTGCTCCTGCTGCTCACTATCGTTGTCGGCAAGCAGAGCATCGACCTGTCGAACCTGGACACCAGCGGCAGCGGTGTGTCCAGTCTGCTCATCCTCGTGGTCGTTATCGTCGTTGGAGGCGTCGCTCTTGTCTTCGCGGTGCCGCGCTGGCGGCACTGGGTCAAGGCGAAGTTGCAGGGACCGATGCAGGACATCAAGGGAGCGCTTAGGGTTCTCAAGAATCCCAAGAACCTGCTCTGCGTTGTCGGTGGGCAGCTGGGATCACAGGTTCTCTACGCGAGCGGTCTCCTGCTATGCGTGGTGGCCCTCGGAGGGTCGGTGAACCTGGGGCAGGTCCTGTTCATCAACATCTCGGTGTCTCTTCTCTCCGGGATCCTGCCGGTGCCTGGCGGCATCGGCGTTGTCGAGGGAGGGTTGACTGCTGGACTGACCGCGGTCGGCGTCAGTAGCGATATCGCCCTTCCCGCCGTGATCCTCTACCGTCTCTGCAGCTACTACCTTCCCCCGATCTGGGGGTGGGCGTGCCTGCAATGGTTGACCCGCAACGACTACCTGTGA